Proteins encoded in a region of the Solanum dulcamara chromosome 9, daSolDulc1.2, whole genome shotgun sequence genome:
- the LOC129902916 gene encoding cold-regulated protein 27, which produces MEKAVTAEPLDTKIMETRSDSRRKNSRKNMGHKIEEILTVEESRPKSMEWTDEKHSLYLKSMEASFVDHLYGSLEVVGWHSQNDGLSRHKSSRQKHANPSGQYKVFRDGCWTKIDFKKDEPQLYKTNKSGAVLASPWIKHYKSAGRHQVRVNSDQQGNAILVKQIQSPASDFGLCHKDYVTEVMDQNFIDEDLEGGQSSSREHCTKRTKIPLGAAGTSSDQVVPFCRSSMTDNLKDLLESTQ; this is translated from the exons ATGGAAAAAGCGGTGACAGCTGAGCCTCTTGATACCAAAA TAATGGAAACTCGATCGGattcaagaagaaaaaattcaagaaagaaTATGGGTCATAAGattgaagaaattttgactGTGGAG GAATCTCGACCAAAGAGCATGGAATGGACTGACGAGAAGCATAGTTTGTATCTCAAGTCTATGGAAGCATCGTTTGTCGACCACTTATATGGTTCCTTAGAGGTAGTTGGTTGGCATTCCCAAAATGATGGCTTGTCAAGGCATAAATCCTCAAGGCAAAAACATGCTAATCCTTCAGGCCAG TATAAGGTGTTTCGAGATGGTTGTTGGACCAAAATTGACTTCAAGAAAGACGAGCCTCAGTTATATAAAACAAACAAATCTGGTGCTGTATTGGCAAGCCCCTGGATTAAGCATTACAAATCTGCAGGCCGACATCAAGTGAGAGTAAATTCAGATCAACAGGGGAACGCTATATTAGTGAAACAGATCCAATCTCCTGCATCTGACTTTGGTTTATGCCATAAAGATTATGTTACAG AGGTGATGGATCAAAACTTTATCGATGAAGATCTTGAAGGAGGACAGTCTAGCAGCAGGGAGCACTGCACAAAACGGACAAAAATTCCGTTAGGTGCTGCTGGTACAAGCAGTGATCAA GTAGTTCCATTTTGCAGATCCTCAATGACTGATAATCTCAAGGATCTTCTTGAGTCGACGCAGTAA
- the LOC129902224 gene encoding uncharacterized protein LOC129902224 isoform X1: MEMEGVADGTVKLGALPMKPDRVFHNLEPEFTVSSPVTRQKAAAAKQFIENHYKNYLQGLQDRKERRWALQRRAQEAQVPSDEQEKMLRNLEKRETEYMRLQRHKVGIDDFEQLTVIGKGAFGEVRLCRFKSTGEIFAMKKLKKSDMLTRGQVEHVRSERNLLVEVDSRCIVKLFYSFQDSDFLYLIMEYLPGGDIMTLLMREDVLSEDVARFYIAESILAIQSIHQHNYVHRDIKPDNLILDRNGHLKLSDFGLCKPLEDKYSSILLEDEDLTNAESINGSEGHSGSDRASWPMPKEQIQQWKRNRRALAYSTVGTLDYMAPEVLLKKGYGIECDWWSLGAILYEMLVGYPPFCSEHPRMTARKIISWRTCLKFPDEPKVSDEAKDLICRLLCDVESRLGTGGVEDIKAHPWFKGVNWDMLYEMEAAYKPIVTGELDTQNFEKFPEVEDPSSTTPRVGPWRKMLTSKDSNFIGFTFKKSDILKSAETSGIDMSSNGHSKPPSLVSLFGRIDLQDTIEEDQKEEQQIL, translated from the exons ATGGAGATGGAGGGTGTTGCTGATGGGACTGTGAAATTAGGGGCTTTACCAATGAAGCCTGATCGGGTTTTCCATAATTTGGAGCCTGAATTTACTGTTTCTTCACCAGTTACACGCCAGAAAGCTGCTGCTGCTAAGCAGTTCATTGAGAATCATTACAAAAATTACCTTCAAGGCTTGCAAGATCGTAAAGAAAG GCGATGGGCGTTGCAGAGGAGGGCTCAAGAAGCACAGGTACCGAGTGATGAGCAAGAGAAGATGCTTAGGAATTTGGAGAAGAGGGAGACTGAGTATATGAGATTGCAGAGGCATAAAGTTGGGATTGATGACTTTGAACAGTTGACTGTTATTGGTAAAGGTGCCTTTGGTGAG GTTAGGTTGTGTAGATTCAAAAGTACTGGAGAAATCTTTGCCAtgaagaaattgaagaaatcagaCATGCTTACCCGTGGACAG GTTGAGCATGTCAGATCTGAGAGGAATTTGCTTGTGGAAGTTGATAGTCGGTGCATAGTGAAGCTCTTCTATTCTTTCCAAGACTCAGATTTCTTGTACCTTATAATGGAATATTTACCTGGTGGAGACATTATGACATTACTGATGAGAGAAGATGTTCTTTCTGAAGATGTCGCACGGTTCTACATTGCTGAGAGTATTTTGGCTATTCAGTCTATTCATCAGCACAATTATGTTCATAG GGACATAAAACCTGATAACCTTATACTAGATAGAAATGGCCATCTAAAGCTTTCAGATTTTGGCTTGTGTAAACCCCTGGAAGATAAATACTCATCAATATTATTGGAAGATGAAGACCTTACAAATGCGGAATCCATTAACGGGAGTGAAGGGCATTCTGGCAGTGATAGAGCTTCATGGCCAATGCCAAAAGAACAAATACAGCAGTGGAAACGCAATCGACGTGCCTTG GCATATTCTACTGTTGGAACTCTTGATTACATGGCACCAGAGGTTTTGTTGAAAAAAGGATATGGAATTGAATGTGATTGGTGGTCACTGGGGGCAATCCTGTATGAGATGCTTGTTGGGTATCCTCCCTTCTGTTCAGAGCATCCAAGAATGACGGCGCGCAAG ATAATCAGTTGGAGAACATGCTTGAAATTCCCAGACGAACCAAAAGTATCAGATGAGGCTAAGGATCTGATCTGTCGTTTATTGTGTGATGTTGAATCAAGACTGGGGACCGGAGGAGTGGAAGACATAAAG GCTCATCCTTGGTTCAAAGGAGTCAACTGGGACATGCTTTATGAAATGGAGGCTGCCTATAAACCTATTGTTACTGGAGAGTTAGATACTCAAAATTTTGAGAAGTTTCCTGAG gTAGAAGATCCTTCTTCAACAACACCAAGAGTTGGACCCTGGCGAAAG ATGCTGACATCAAAAGATTccaattttattggatttaCTTTCAAGAAATCAGATATCCTCAAATCAGCTGAAACTTCAG GTATAGATATGAGTTCAAATGGACATTCAAAGCCTCCCTCATTAGTGTCCTTATTCG GTCGAATAGACTTGCAAGATACAATAGAAGAAGACCAGAAAGAAGAACAACAGATTCTATGA
- the LOC129904159 gene encoding uncharacterized protein LOC129904159: protein MPSFVSTSKAVRRLVTHRNVFKQRAGIDNAGWRSGNHVQVRCLSGIVGVPSVSPGCDAGNKLIKPSQSGEVYRIGNVIQSRGFLGCGDGEEGNMLTKIHEEKRVLGYSPEQLYAVVAAVDLYEDFLPWCQRSEILKRHPDGSFDAELEIGFKFLVESYVSHVELNKPKYIKTTATDTGLFDHLINIWEFNPGPTPGSCNLNFLVDFKFQSPLYRQVANMFFKEVVSKLVGSFHDRCRLIYGPGVPICEDTYQQRL, encoded by the exons ATGCCGTCGTTTGTTTCAACATCGAAAGCTGTTAGGCGTTTAGTTACGCATCGGAATGTGTTCAAACAGAGGGCGGGGATTGATAATGCTGGTTGGAGATCAGGAAATCATGTTCAAGTTCGATGCTTGAGTGGCATTGTTGGTGTTCCTTCGGTTTCTCCTGGTTGTGATGCTGGTAACAAGCTGATTAAGCCTTCGCAGTCTGGAGAAGTTTATAGAATTGGGAATGTAATTCAAAGCAGGGGATTTTTGGGCTGCGGTGATGGGGAAGAGGGGAATATGTTAACCAAAATACACGAGGAGAAGCGTGTCTTGGG GTACTCTCCGGAGCAGTTATATGCTGTGGTTGCTGCTGTTGACTTGTATGAAGATTTCCTCCCCTGGTGTCAAAGATCGGAGATCCTAAAGCGCCATCCAGATGGATCTTTTGATGCTGAGCTAGAAATTGGCTTCAAATTTCTCGTTGAGAGTTATGTGTCTCATGTGGAACTAAACAAACCAAAATATATCAAG ACAACTGCTACTGATACTGGCCTTTTTGATCATTTGATTaacatttgggagttcaaccCAGGACCAACTCCAGGATCTTGTAACCTTAACTTTTTGGTAGATTTTAAGTTCCAATCTCCGTTATATCGACAG GTAGCAAACATGTTCTTTAAGGAGGTGGTCTCTAAACTAGTTGGTTCTTTCCATGATCGTTGCCGTTTGATATATGGACCAGGGGTTCCGATTTGTGAGGATACATATCAACAGAGGTTATGA
- the LOC129902224 gene encoding uncharacterized protein LOC129902224 isoform X2 produces the protein MEMEGVADGTVKLGALPMKPDRVFHNLEPEFTVSSPVTRQKAAAAKQFIENHYKNYLQGLQDRKERRWALQRRAQEAQVPSDEQEKMLRNLEKRETEYMRLQRHKVGIDDFEQLTVIGKGAFGEVRLCRFKSTGEIFAMKKLKKSDMLTRGQVEHVRSERNLLVEVDSRCIVKLFYSFQDSDFLYLIMEYLPGGDIMTLLMREDVLSEDVARFYIAESILAIQSIHQHNYVHRDIKPDNLILDRNGHLKLSDFGLCKPLEDKYSSILLEDEDLTNAESINGSEGHSGSDRASWPMPKEQIQQWKRNRRALAYSTVGTLDYMAPEVLLKKGYGIECDWWSLGAILYEMLVGYPPFCSEHPRMTARKIISWRTCLKFPDEPKVSDEAKDLICRLLCDVESRLGTGGVEDIKAHPWFKGVNWDMLYEMEAAYKPIVTGELDTQNFEKFPEVEDPSSTTPRVGPWRKMLTSKDSNFIGFTFKKSDILKSAETSGIDMSSNGHSKPPSLVSLFGMVE, from the exons ATGGAGATGGAGGGTGTTGCTGATGGGACTGTGAAATTAGGGGCTTTACCAATGAAGCCTGATCGGGTTTTCCATAATTTGGAGCCTGAATTTACTGTTTCTTCACCAGTTACACGCCAGAAAGCTGCTGCTGCTAAGCAGTTCATTGAGAATCATTACAAAAATTACCTTCAAGGCTTGCAAGATCGTAAAGAAAG GCGATGGGCGTTGCAGAGGAGGGCTCAAGAAGCACAGGTACCGAGTGATGAGCAAGAGAAGATGCTTAGGAATTTGGAGAAGAGGGAGACTGAGTATATGAGATTGCAGAGGCATAAAGTTGGGATTGATGACTTTGAACAGTTGACTGTTATTGGTAAAGGTGCCTTTGGTGAG GTTAGGTTGTGTAGATTCAAAAGTACTGGAGAAATCTTTGCCAtgaagaaattgaagaaatcagaCATGCTTACCCGTGGACAG GTTGAGCATGTCAGATCTGAGAGGAATTTGCTTGTGGAAGTTGATAGTCGGTGCATAGTGAAGCTCTTCTATTCTTTCCAAGACTCAGATTTCTTGTACCTTATAATGGAATATTTACCTGGTGGAGACATTATGACATTACTGATGAGAGAAGATGTTCTTTCTGAAGATGTCGCACGGTTCTACATTGCTGAGAGTATTTTGGCTATTCAGTCTATTCATCAGCACAATTATGTTCATAG GGACATAAAACCTGATAACCTTATACTAGATAGAAATGGCCATCTAAAGCTTTCAGATTTTGGCTTGTGTAAACCCCTGGAAGATAAATACTCATCAATATTATTGGAAGATGAAGACCTTACAAATGCGGAATCCATTAACGGGAGTGAAGGGCATTCTGGCAGTGATAGAGCTTCATGGCCAATGCCAAAAGAACAAATACAGCAGTGGAAACGCAATCGACGTGCCTTG GCATATTCTACTGTTGGAACTCTTGATTACATGGCACCAGAGGTTTTGTTGAAAAAAGGATATGGAATTGAATGTGATTGGTGGTCACTGGGGGCAATCCTGTATGAGATGCTTGTTGGGTATCCTCCCTTCTGTTCAGAGCATCCAAGAATGACGGCGCGCAAG ATAATCAGTTGGAGAACATGCTTGAAATTCCCAGACGAACCAAAAGTATCAGATGAGGCTAAGGATCTGATCTGTCGTTTATTGTGTGATGTTGAATCAAGACTGGGGACCGGAGGAGTGGAAGACATAAAG GCTCATCCTTGGTTCAAAGGAGTCAACTGGGACATGCTTTATGAAATGGAGGCTGCCTATAAACCTATTGTTACTGGAGAGTTAGATACTCAAAATTTTGAGAAGTTTCCTGAG gTAGAAGATCCTTCTTCAACAACACCAAGAGTTGGACCCTGGCGAAAG ATGCTGACATCAAAAGATTccaattttattggatttaCTTTCAAGAAATCAGATATCCTCAAATCAGCTGAAACTTCAG GTATAGATATGAGTTCAAATGGACATTCAAAGCCTCCCTCATTAGTGTCCTTATTCGGTATG GTCGAATAG